Proteins from a single region of Apium graveolens cultivar Ventura chromosome 7, ASM990537v1, whole genome shotgun sequence:
- the LOC141673838 gene encoding uncharacterized protein LOC141673838 yields MCHLETIQQRSNESLPEFIKRFQEAVNQLSNLEEKESVNIFRRNLHPISCEGYVKDLIHREPQSLASAYALASKFIKENDFLKSMKMNRRIHDDDESLEHRSSSRKDKRYKLDRHANYIQQSRGTPPQESYAEPRKNERKPNSKREPKPEPKWTPLRADILREVKGKPFYYPPKPIPAPPENRARDKYCGYHEDHGHITENCFSLKMFIEDQIKKGNMNQYLQRRSNDKDRAPGSGKNVVNVVFGGTASSPRSPDLDNDVMMIQPFEDEPIYFSYFD; encoded by the coding sequence ATGTGCCACTTGGAGACAATCCAACAAAGGAGTAATGAGTCTCTTCCCGAATTCATCAAAAGATTCCAGGAAGCAGTCAACCAACTCTCCAACTTAGAAGAAAAGGAATCGGTAAACATCTTTCGGAGGAACTTACATCCAATATCCTGCGAAGGATATGTCAAAGATCTGATTCACAGAGAACCCCAGAGCCTGGCATCTGCCTATGCCTTGGCATCAAAGTtcataaaagaaaatgattttctCAAGTCAATGAAGATGAACAGGAGAATCCATGATGATGATGAGTCTCTGGAGCATCGCTCGTCATCCCGGAAAGATAAAAGATACAAACTGGATAGACATGCCAATTATATTCAACAATCTCGGGGGACCCCACCCCAGGAGAGTTATGCCGAACCAAGGAAGAATGAAAGAAAGCCCAATTCTAAAAGAGAGCCCAAACCGGAACCAAAGTGGACACCCCTCCGGGCCGACATCTTACGCGAAGTTAAAGGTAAGCCATTCTATTATCCCCCGAAGCCTATACCTGCGCCTCCTGAGAACAGAGCCCGGGATAAATATTGCGGATATCATGAAGATCATGGGCATATAACAGAAAACTGTTTCTCTCTCAAGATGTTCATCGAAGATCAAATCAAGAAAGGGAACATGAATCAGTATCTTCAGAGAAGATCAAATGACAAGGACAGGGCCCCGGGAAGTGGCAAAAATGTGGTAAATGTTGTCTTCGGAGGCACGGCTTCTAGTCCCCGAAGCCCGGACCTGGATAATGATGTGATGATGATCCAGCCTTTCGAGGATGAACCAATCTACTTCTCCTACTTTGATTAG